The Geobacillus genomosp. 3 genome segment GTCATCGCTGAGGCTGGGGCCATCATCGACCGCCGGATGCTGAACCGCCTGTTGCCGTATTTGGAAAAAGGAGTCGGACTGCAGATGCACCGCCCGGCTGAAGGAGTGGCGGACGGTCCGATTGAGGTGCAGACGGTGAAAATTTACGCGCCGAATGACCCAGACAATGAAAAGGTGATCAACATCATCGGCAACGGTTTTATCGCCGAAGATGTCAAACATATTACGCCGGCGGACATCATTGCCTCGATCAGTTATTTCTTCAACTTGCTTCACGGTGTCGGCGATACGGACGACATCGACCATTTAGGCAACCGCCGTCTCCGTTCAGTCGGCGAACTGTTGCAAAACCAATTCCGCATCGGCTTGTCGCGGATGGAGCGCGTCGTGCGTGAGCGCATGTCGATCCAAGATACGAACACGATTACACCGCAGCAGCTCATCAACATTCGCCCGGTGATCGCGGCGATTAAGGAATTTTTTGGCAGCTCGCAGCTGTCGCAGTTTATGGATCAGACGAACCCGTTGGCTGAGTTGACGCATAAACGCCGCCTTTCTGCGCTTGGCCCTGGCGGATTGACGCGCGAGCGCGCCGGATTTGAAGTGCGCGATGTCCACTATTCGCATTATGGGCGGATGTGTCCGATCGAGACGCCGGAAGGCCCGAACATCGGGTTGATCAACTCATTGTCCACGTATGCGAAGGTGAACAAATTCGGTTTTATTGAAACGCCGTACCGGCGCGTTGATCCGGAGACGGGAAAAGTAACGGACCAAATCGACTATTTGACGGCCGATGAAGAAGACAATTACGTTGTGGCGCAAGCGAACGTGCCGCTTGCGGAAGACGGGACGTTCCTTGAAGAAAATGTCATCGCCCGTTTCCGCGGTGAAAACATCGTTGTGAAGCGCGACCGCGTCGACTACATGGACGTGTCGCCGAAGCAAGTTGTTTCCGCGGCGACGGCATGCATCCCGTTTTTGGAGAATGACGACTCCAACCGCGCTTTGATGGGCGCGAACATGCAGCGTCAAGCAGTGCCGCTGTTAGAACCGGAAGCGCCGATCGTCGGTACAGGAATGGAGTATGTTTCAGCGAAAGATTCGGGTGCGGCGGTTATTTGCAAGCACCGCGGCATTGTCGAACGTGTTGAGGCAAAGGAAATTTGGGTACGGCGACTCATTGAGGTCGACGGCAAAGAAGTCAAGGGTGATCTAGATAAATATCGGTTGCTGAAGTTTATTCGTTCCAACCAAGGCACTTGCTACAACCAACGGCCGATCGTGAAAAAAGGCGATATCGTCGAAAAGGGTGAAATTTTGGCTGACGGCCCGTCGATGGATAAAGGTGAACTGGCGCTTGGTCGCAATGTGCTCGTTGCCTTTATGACGTGGGACGGCTACAACTACGAAGATGCCATCATCATGAGTGAGCGCCTTGTTAAAGAAGACGTGTACACATCGGTCCACATTGAGGAATACGAGGCGGAATCGCGCGACACGAAACTCGGTCCGGAAGAAATTACGCGCGACATCCCGAACGTCGGTGAAGATGCGTTGAAAAACTTGGATGAGCGCGGCATCGTCCGCATCGGCGCCGAAGTAAAGGACGGCGACTTGCTCGTCGGCAAAGTGACGCCAAAAGGGATGACCGAATTGACGGCCGAGGAGCGGTTGCTCCATGCCATCTTTGGTGAAAAAGCGCGTGAGGTGCGCGATACGTCGCTGCGCGTCCCGCACGGCGGCGGCGGTATTGTTCTTGACGTGAAAGTATTTAACCGCGAAGATGGCGACGAACTCCCGCCAGGCGTCAACCAACTTGTCCGCGTCTACATCGTGCAGAAGCGGAAAATTTCCGAAGGTGACAAAATGGCGGGTCGCCACGGGAACAAAGGGGTTATTTCCCGTATTCTTCCAGAAGAAGATATGCCGTTCTTGCCCGATGGCACGCCGGTTGACATCATGTTAAACCCGCTCGGCGTTCCATCGCGGATGAACATCGGGCAAGTGTTTGAGCTGCATCTTGGCATGGCGGCGAGAAAACTTGGCTTGCATATCGCTTCTCCGGTCTTTGACGGAGCGACGGAGGAAGATGTTTGGAACATTCTTGAAGAAGCCGGCATGGCGCGTGATGCCAAAACCGTGCTATATGACGGGCGGACGGGTGAACCATTTGACAACCGCGTGTCGGTCGGTATTATGTATATGATTAAGCTCGCCCACATGGTTGATGACAAGCTTCATGCCCGTTCAACAGGTCCGTACTCACTCGTCACCCAGCAGCCGCTCGGCGGCAAGGCACAGTTTGGCGGCCAGCGTTTCGGCGAGATGGAGGTATGGGCGCTTGAAGCGTACGGTGCGGCATACACATTGCAAGAAATTTTGACTGTTAAATCCGACGACGTTGTCGGCCGCGTCAAAACATACGAAGCGATCGTCAAAGGGGAAAACATTCCGGAGCCGGGCGTGCCGGAGTCGTTTAAAGTGTTGATTAAGGAGCTGCAAAGTTTAGGGATGGACGTCACGATTTTGACAGGTGATGAGCAAGAAATCAACATGGAAAACTTTGACGACGACGATGACCATGCGCCGGATGCGATTATGGTCGACGTTAAGCCGATCGAGCCGGAAGAGGTTGACGAAGAAAAAGACGCGGTGACGAAAGAGTAACCGGCAATGGCGGCAAGGCGGGGAGCATTTCCCCGCCCGCGGCCATTGAAGCGAACGGTTGGCGAACAAGCCTTGGAGCAAAACCGACGGATCAAAGAGGGAGGTATACCCCTTGCTAGATGTCAATAAATTCGAGTATATGAAAATCGGGCTCGCTTCCCCGGAGAAAATTCGCTCTTGGTCGTACGGTGAAGTCAAAAAACCGGAAACGATCAACTACCGGACGTTAAAGCCGGAAAAAGACGGCCTGTTTTGTGAGCGCATTTTCGGCCCGACGAAAGACTGGGAGTGCCATTGCGGCAAATATAAGCGCGTCCGTTACAAAGGGGTTGTTTGTGACCGCTGCGGCGTCGAGGTGACGCGTTCAAAAGTCCGCCGCGAACGGATGGGTCATATCGAGCTCGCCGCTCCCGTTTCGCACATCTGGTATTTTAAAGGCATCCCGAGCCGGATGGGTCTTGTGCTTGACATGTCGCCACGGGCGCTCGAGGAAGTGATTTACTTTGCTTCTTACGTCGTCACCGACCCGGGCGATACGCCGCTTGAGAAAAAACAGTTGTTATCGGAAAAAGAATACCGCGCCTATCGCGAGAAATACGGCCAGTCGTTCCAAGCATCGATGGGGGCGGAGGCGATTAAAAAGCTTCTCCAAGACATCGACTTGGATAAAGAAGTAACTACACTGAAAGAAGAGTTGAAAACGGCGCAAGGGCAGCGGCGCGCCCGCATCATTAAACGCCTTGAAGTGCTTGAGGCGTTCCGCAGCTCGGGAAACGACCCGGCTTGGATGGTGCTCGATGTACTGCCAGTCATTCCGCCGGAACTCCGCCCGATGGTCCAACTCGATGGAGGACGGTTTGCGACATCGGACTTAAACGATTTATACCGCCGTGTGATTAACCGCAACAACCGTCTGAAACGGTTGCTTGACCTTGGCGCGCCGAACATTATCGTTCAAAACGAGAAACGGATGCTGCAAGAGGCAGTCGATGCTTTGATCGACAACGGCCGCCGCGGCCGCCCGGTCACTGGGCCGGGGAACCGCCCATTAAAGTCGCTTTCCCATATGCTGAAAGGAAAGCAAGGACGCTTCCGGCAAAACTTGCTCGGCAAACGGGTCGACTATTCCGGCCGTTCCGTCATTGTTGTCGGTCCGAACTTAAAAATGTATCAATGCGGGCTGCCGAAAGAAATGGCGCTCGAGCTGTTTAAGCCGTTCGTCATGAAGGAGCTTGTCGAGAGGGGCTTGGCGCATAACATTAAAAGCGCAAAACGGAAAATTGAACGCGTACACCCTGAGGTATGGGATGTACTTGAAGACGTCATTAAAGAGCATCCGGTGTTGTTAAACCGTGCCCCGACGCTCCACCGCCTCGGGATTCAGGCGTTTGAGCCGACGCTTGTCGAAGGCCGGGCGATCCGTCTTCATCCGCTCGTTTGTACGGCGTACAATGCGGACTTTGACGGCGACCAAATGGCGGTGCACGTGCCGCTGTCGGCCGAGGCACAGGCTGAAGCACGCTTGTTGATGCTGGCGGCGCAAAACATTTTGAACCCGAAAGATGGAAAGCCGGTCGTTACCCCTTCGCAAGACATGGTTTTAGGAAACTATTACTTGACGATGGAACGCGAGGGGGCAGTCGGCGAGGGCATGGTATTCAAGGATACGGACGAGGCGCTGCTCGCCTACCATAACGGTTATGTCCATCTCCATTCACGCATCGCTGTCCATGCCGGCTCGCTGAAAAACGAAACGTTTACCGAGGAACAAAACAACAAACTGCTGCTGACGACGGTTGGGAAGCTCATTTTCAACGAAATTTTGCCGAAGTCGTTCCCGTACATTAACGAGCCGACGACGGAAAATATCGAAGGGCGGACACCGGATAAATATTTCCTTGACAAAGGGACCGACGTGCGCGAAGAGATCCGCAAGCGCGAACTTGTGCCGCCGTTTAAGAAAAAAGTGCTTGGGCAAATTATCGCCGAAGTATTCAAGCGGTTCAAAATTACCGAAACATCAAAGATGCTCGACCGCATGAAAGATCTCGGTTTCAAATACTCAACGAAAGCCGGCATTACGATCGGCGTTGCTGATATCGTTGTTTTGCCGGAAAAACAAGAAATTTTGGATGAAGCACAAGCGAAAGTTGACACCGTTTTGAAGCAGTTCCGCCGCGGGTTGATTACCGACGAAGAGCGGTATGAACGCGTTATCTCCGTTTGGAGCGCGGCGAAAGATAAAATCCAAGATCGGTTGATGAAATCGCTCGATAAGCGCAACCCGATCTTTATGATGAGCGATTCCGGAGCGCGGGGGAACGCGTCGAACTTTACGCAGCTCGCAGGGATGCGCGGCTTGATGGCCAACCCGGCGGGCCGGATTATCGAGCTGCCGATCAAATCGTCGTTCCGCGAAGGCTTAACGGTATTGGAGTACTTCATCTCGACGCACGGCGCTCGGAAAGGGTTGGCGGATACGGCGTTGAAAACGGCCGATTCGGGCTATCTCACGAGACGTCTCGTTGACGTGGCGCAAGATGTCATCGTCCGTGAAGAAGACTGCGGCACCGACCGCGGCATTTTGGCGCGCGCGTTAACGGACGGTACGGAAGTCGTCGTCAAGCTTGAGGAACGGCTTGTCGGCCGCTATGCGCACAAAACGGTGCACCATCCGGAAACGGGCAAAGTAATCGTCCGGAAAGATGAGATGATTACTGAAGATATCGCGAATGAGATCGTCAAGGCCGGTGTTACGGAAGTATGGATTCGCTCCGTCTTTGCTTGTAACACGCGTCACGGTGTGTGCAAAAAATGTTACGGTCGCAACATGGCGACGGGCATGGACGTTGAAGTTGGCGAGGCGGTCGGTATTATCGCCGCTCAATCAATCGGCGAGCCGGGTACGCAGCTGACAATGCGGACGTTCCATACGGGCGGCGTCGCCGGGGACGATATCACCCAAGGTTTGCCGCGGGTGCAAGAGCTGTTTGAAGCGCGCAACCCGAAAGGGCAAGCGGTTATTTCAGAAATTGATGGTACGGTTGTCTCGATTAACGAAACCCGTGACCATCAGTACGAAATCGTTGTGCAAAGCGAAGTCGAGACGCGCTCGTATGTAGCCCCATACAATGCACGTCTAAAAGTCGAAGAAGGGCAGCACGTTGAACGCGGCCAGGAGTTAACGGAAGGCTCGGTTGACCCGAAACAGCTGCTGCGCGTACGAGATATTACGTCCGTTCAAGAATACTTGCTCCGTGAAGTGCAAAAGGTGTACCGGATGCAAGGGGTCGAAATTAGCGATAAGCACATTGAGGTGATGGTGCGGCAAATGCTGCGCAAAGTGCGCGTTATCGATGCCGGCGATACGGATGTGCTGCCGGGCACGCTTTTGGATGTTCACCAGTTTACGGATGTCAATACGCAGGCTATCCGCGAAGGAAAGCGGCCGGCAACAGCCCGCCCGGTGCTGCTTGGCATTACGAAAGCGTCGCTTGAAACGGATTCGTTCTTGTCGGCGGCTTCGTTCCAAGAAACGACGCGCGTCTTGACCGATGCGGCGATCAAAGGAAAACGGGACGAGTTGCTCGGCTTGAAAGAAAACGTCATTATCGGCAAACTTGTCCCGGCCGGAACAGGTATGGCCCGCTACCGCAACGTAAAGCCTGCCGTCAAGAAGGAAACGGCTGGCGATACCGTTCCGTCTAAATAAAACGAAAAAGGGCGGCCGGCTAAGTGGCTCTTGGCCGGCCCTTCCTTGATAAAAAATACAGTTGACAACGGACGGAGAAAGTGGTAGTCTAATAAAGGTGTTCCAACAACCTGGTACTTTGGAGGATATGTTACATGTCTTATGAAAAAGTATTGCAGGCTGGGAAGGTCGTCATTGGAACCAAACAAACGATAAGGGCTTTAAAGGAAGGGAAGGCAACGGAAGTGATCGTAGCCGAAGATGCCGACTTGCCAATCATCGAAAAAGTGATGGCAGCAGCCAATGAGGCGAATGTGCCAGTCACGAAAGTCGATTCAATGAAAAAACTCGGCAAGGCATGCAAGATCCAGGTCGGCGCAGCTGCGGTGGCGATTCTTCGTTGAGTGCTTCGCCTTTAAAATCTTTGTTTGCATAAACAATGAACCACCTGGATATGTGGGCTTAAACGATGCATGTGAAAGGAGGATTTTTCAATGCCTACAATTAACCAATTAGTCCGCAAAGGACGCGAGAAAAAAGTATTTAAGTCAAAATCCCCTGCATTGAACAAAGGGTACAACAGCTTCAAAAAAGAACAAACGAACGTGTCGTCTCCGCAAAAACGCGGCGTATGCACGCGTGTCGGCACAATGACGCCGAAAAAACCGAACTCGGCGCTCCGGAAGTACGCTCGTGTCCGTCTGACGAACGGGATTGAAGTGACGGCTTACATTCCGGGAATCGGCCACAACTTGCAAGAACATAGCGTCGTGCTCATTCGTGGCGGACGTGTTAAAGACTTGCCAGGGGTGCGCTACCATATCGTCCGCGGTGCATTGGATACGGCGGGCGTAGCGAACCGGATGCAAGGCCGTTCGAAATACGGCGCGAAAAAGCCAAAAGCAGCGAAAAAATAATGAATGAAAGAGGATTTTTTCCTGAAGGGAGGAAAAACTATGCCACGTAGAGGCCCTGTTGCTAAACGTGACGTATTGCCAGACCCGATTTACAATTCAAAACTTGTCACCCGTTTGATCAATAAAATGATGATTGACGGGAAAAAGTCGAAAGCACAAAAAATTCTTTACACTGCTTTTGATATTATCCGTGACCGCACGGGTAAAGACCCAATGGAAGTGTTTGAACAAGCGTTGAAAAACGTCATGCCGGTGTTGGAAGTGCGTGCTCGCCGCGTCGGTGGGGCGAACTACCAAGTTCCGGTCGAAGTCCGTCCGGATCGCCGCGTGTCCCTCGGGTTGCGCTGGCTCGTGCAATATTCCCGCCTTCGCGGTGAAAAAACGATGGAAGAACGCTTGGCGAATGAAATTATGGACGCTGCCAACAACACTGGTGCAGCGGTGAAAAAACGCGAAGATACGCATAAAATGGCTGAAGCGAACAAAGCGTTTGCTCATTACCGTTGGTAATAGGCGCTGCTCAAAGGAAATAGGTGAGAAGGCACGACTTATGTTGCCTGTTCACCTATATTCCTATATATTGTGGCCCTTTCGGCTGCGTGTATATAACTTCTCTAACACCAAAGAGGATTGCGCCATAGATGGCGACGCCATCTACTTATATTTTATTTTGTAAGGAAGGAGAAAATAACCACTATGGCAAGAGAGTTCTCCTTAGAAAACACTCGCAACATAGGGATCATGGCGCACATTGACGCCGGGAAAACGACGACGACGGAACGGATACTGTTCTACACAGGCCGCGTTCATAAAATCGGGGAAGTGCATGAAGGCGCAGCCACGATGGACTGGATGGAGCAAGAGCAGGAGCGCGGGATTACGATTACGTCGGCGGCGACAACGGCTCAATGGAAAGGCCATCGCATCAACATTATCGACACGCCGGGGCACGTCGACTTCACGGTTGAGGTTGAGCGCTCGCTGCGCGTGTTGGACGGAGCCATTACAGTCCTTGATGCCCAATCCGGTGTCGAGCCGCAAACGGAAACAGTTTGGCGTCAAGCGACTACATATGGTGTTCCGCGGATTGTATTCGTCAACAAAATGGACAAAATCGGCGCGGACTTCTTGTATGCGGTGAAAACGCTCCATGACCGTTTGCAAGCGAATGCTCATCCGGTGCAGCTGCCGATCGGCGCTGAGGACCAGTTCAACGGCATTATCGACCTCGTGGAAATGTGTGCATACCATTACCACGACGAGCTTGGCAAAAACATTGAGCGCATCGATATCCCGGAAGACTACCGCGATCTGGCTGAAGAATATCATGGCAAACTCATTGAGGCGGTTGCGGAACTCGATGAAGAGCTGATGATGAAATATTTGGAAGGGGAAGAAATTACGAAAGAAGAGCTGAAAGCTGCCATCCGTAAGGCGACGATCAGCGTTGAATTCTATCCGGTCTTCTGTGGTTCGGCTTTTAAAAACAAAGGCGTTCAGCTGCTTCTTGACGGCGTTGTTGACTACTTGCCGTCTCCGATAGACATCCCGGCCATTCGCGGCACCATTCCGGATACGGAAGAAGAAGTAACGCGTGAAGCGCGCGACGATGCTCCGTTCTCGGCGTTGGCATTCAAAATTATGACTGACCCGTACGTCGGGAAGCTGACGTTCTTCCGCGTCTACTCCGGAACGCTTGATTCCGGTTCGTACGTGATGAACTCGACGAAACGGAAGCGCGAACGGATCGGCCGCCTGCTGCAAATGCACGCGAACCACCGCCAGGAAATCTCGACGGTATATGCCGGCGACATTGCCGCGGCGGTAGGTTTAAAAGATACGACGACCGGCGATACTCTATGTGACGAGAAAAACCTTGTCATCCTAGAGTCGATGCAATTCCCAGAGCCGGTTATTTCGGTGGCGATCGAACCGAAATCGAAAGCCGACCAAGACAAGATGGGTCAGGCGTTGCAAAAACTGCAAGAAGAAGACCCGACATTCCGTGCCCATACCGATCCGGAAACAGGACAAACGATCATTTCCGGGATGGGTGAGCTGCATCTTGACATTATCGTCGACCGGATGCGCCGCGAATTCAAAGTCGAAGCGAACGTTGGTGCGCCGCAAGTCGCTTACCGTGAAACGTTCCGCAAATCGGCACAAGTCGAGGGCAAATTCATTCGTCAGTCCGGTGGGCGTGGTCAATACGGTCACGTTTGGATTGAATTCTCGCCGAACGAGCGCGGTGAAGGCTTCGAATTCGAAAATGCCATCGTCGGTGGGGTTGTTCCAAAAGAGTACGTCCCGGCCGTTCAAGCCGGACTGGAAGAAGCGATGCAAAACGGCGTCCTAGCCGGTTATCCGGTTGTGGATATTAAAGCGAAACTGTTCGACGGATCCTACCATGATGTCGACTCGAGTGAGATGGCGTTCAAAATAGCTGCTTCCTTAGCGCTGAAAAATGCAGCAACAAAATGTGACCCGGTTCTCCTTGAACCGATCATGAAAGTCGAAGTTGTCATCCCTGAGGAATACCTCGGCGACATTATGGGTGACATCACCTCTCGCCGCGGCCGTGTCGAAGGGATGGAAGCGCGCGGAAACGCCCAAGTCGTTCGCGCAATGGTGCCGCTGGCCGAAATGTTTGGCTATGCAACATCGCTCCGTTCGAACACGCAAGGGCGCGGAACGTTCTCAATGGTATTTGACCATTACGAAGAAGTTCCGAAAAACATCGCCGATGAAATTATCAAAAAAAATAAAGGCGAGTAATTGATTTCTCTTGCTAGTTTCGCTATAAATACTTATGTAAGACTTGGGAACATTTTGTTCCCAAGCATCCTATACTTACTTAACTATATCAATCCATATTTTATTTTAAGGAGGATCTTTCTCATGGCTAAAGCGAAATTTGAGCGTACGAAACCGCACGTCAACATCGGCACAATCGGCCACGTTGACCATGGGAAAACGACGTTGACAGCTGCGATCACGACTGTTCTTGCAAAACAAGGAAAAGCGGAAGCGAGAGCGTACGACCAAATCGACGCGGCTCCGGAAGAGCGTGAACGCGGAATCACGATTTCGACGGCTCACGTTGAGTATGAAACAGACAACCGTCACTATGCGCACGTTGACTGCCCGGGCCACGCTGACTACGTGAAAAACATGATCACGGGCGCGGCGCAAATGGACGGTGCGATCCTTGTTGTATCGGCTGCTGACGGCCCGATGCCGCAAACGCGTGAACACATTCTTCTCTCCCGCCAAGTCGGTGTTCCGTACATCGTTGTGTTCTTGAACAAATGCGACATGGTGGATGACGAAGAATTGCTCGAACTCGTTGAAATGGAAGTTCGCGACCTTCTCTCTGAATACGACTTCCCGGGCGACGAAGTGCCGGTCATCAAAGGTTCGGCATTAAAAGCGCTTGAAGGCGACCCGCAATGGGAAGAAAAAATCGTTGAACTGATGAACGCGGTTGACGAGTATATCCCGACTCCGCAACGCGAAGTAGACAAACCGTTCATGATGCCGGTTGAGGACGTCTTCTCGATCACGGGCCGCGGTACGGTTGCGACGGGCCGTGTTGAACGCGGTACGTTGAAAGTCGGTGATCCGGTTGAAATCATCGGTCTTTCGGATGAACCGAAAACGACGACGGTTACGGGTGTGGAAATGTTCCGCAAGCTTCTTGACCAAGCAGAAGCTGGGGACAACATCGGTGCGCTTCTCCGCGGTGTATCCCGTGACGAAGTTGAGCGCGGCCAAGTATTGGCGAAACCGGGCTCGATCACGCCGCATACGAAATTTAAAGCGCAAGTTTACGTCTTGACGAAAGAAGAAGGCGGACGCCATACTCCGTTTTTCTCGAACTACCGCCCGCAATTCTACTTCCGTACAACGGACGTAACGGGCATCATCACGCTTCCGGAAGGCGTGGAAATGGTTATGCCTGGCGATAACATTGAAATGACAGTTGAACTGATCGCCCCGATCGCGATCGAGGAAGGAACGAAATTCTCGATCCGCGAAGGCGGCCGCACGGTTGGCGCTGGTTCTGTATCGGAGATCATTGAGTAATTGTTGTGAAAAGGATGTCCATCAATCGGGCATCCTTTTTCTTTTGCTTGCCAACGTTCATTCTTAGGGGACATGTATATCAATCTTCGTGGGCCACAGCGGCCTAACGATGTATTTTTTATGGACAGCGGCTTTTCATCTTTCCTCGGCCAGGAGGTGTATTGAAAATGAGGCGGCCGCTATGTATAATGAAGAAGTGTGGGAAAAGCGAAGAAATCACTTGCAATCTCGCTTACATACGAGTATAATATCAAATGTTGGTCTTTGACTGCGATGAAGCGGAAGGTTGCTGACACACCCGGCCGCTTTGCCACGGCCATGTGCAGGAAATTTCCGCGGAGAAGTCTATTTTTGAAAATAGGCGAAGAAGGAGGGAAAACCAAATGGCAAAAGAAAAAATTCGTATTCGGTTAAAAGCTTATGATCATCGGATTTTAGACCAATCGGCGGAGAAAATCGTCGAAACCGCAAAACGTTCTGGGGCAAAGGTATCGGGTCCGATCCCGTTGCCGACGGAAAGAACGGTTTATACCATTTTGCGTGCCGTTCACAAATACAAAGACTCCCGTGAACAGTTTGAAATGCGGACACATAAACGTTTGATCGACATCATTAATCCGACTCCGCAAACCGTTGACTCGTTAATGCGGTTAGATTTGCCGTCGGGCGTTGATATTGAAATTAAACTTTAATTCAATTGACTAGGAGGTGTGACAAATGACGAAAGGAATCTTAGGAAGAAAAATCGGTATGACGCAAGTATTTGCGGAAAACGGCGATTTGATTCCGGTAACCGTCATCGAAGCGACGCCGAACGTTGTGCTGCAAAAGAAAACGGTCGAAAACGACGGTTACGAAGCGATTCAATTAGGATTTGAAGATTTGAGCGTCAAGCGCGCCAACAAACCGCAAATCGGCCATGCTGCCAAAGCAAACACGGCACCTAAGCGCTTCATTCGTGAAATTCGCGGCGCCAACGTTGATGAGTATGAAGTGGGCCAAGAAGTGAAAGTGGACATTTTCAGTGAAGGCGACATCGTCGATGTCACAGGCGTTTCCAAAGGGAAAGGGTTCCAAGGGGTCATTAAACGCCATGGCCAATCGCGTGGACCAATGGCTCACGGCTCCCGTTACCATCGCCGTCCAGGTTCGATGGGGGCGATCGCGCCAAACCGCGTATTTAAAACGAAAAACTTGCCAGGCCGTACGGGCGGCGAACGCGTCACGATTCAAAACTTAAAAATTGTCAAGATCGACCCGGAACGCAACCTGTTGCTCATTAAAGGCAACGTACCGGGCCCGAGAAAAGGATTAGTCATCGTGAAAAGCGCCGTTAAAGCGAAGGCGAAATAACATTTGGCCAAGAAAGGAGGAACTACGTAATGCCAAAAGTAGCATTATATAACCAAAACGGACAGACGATCGGAGAAATCGAATTAAACGATGCCGTTTTTGGGATTGAACCGAATAAACACGTATTGTTCGAAGCAGTCATTATGCAACGCGCCTCGATGCGCCAAGGAACGCATAAAACGAAAAACCGCGCTGAAGTGAGCGGCGGCGGCCGCAAGCCTTGGCGTCAAAAGGGGACTGGACGCGCCCGCCAAGGTTCGATTCGCGCTCCACAATGGCGAGGCGGCGGTACGGTCTTTGGTCCGGTTCCGCGCAGCTACAGCTACAAATTGCCGAAGAAAGTCCGCCGTTTAGCGATTAAATCGGCGTTATCCTCGAAAGTGCTCGAAAACGACATTGTTGTATTGGATCAACTGTCACTTGAAGCACCGAAAACGAAAGAAATGGTGAAAATTTTAACTAACCTCGCGGTTGACCGGAAGGCGCTCATTGTAACCGACGAATTGAATGAGAACGTTTATTTGTCGGCGCGTAACATCCCGGGCGTCAAAGTCGTTTCTGCCAACGGCATCAACGTGCTTGACGTGTTGAACCAT includes the following:
- the rpsG gene encoding 30S ribosomal protein S7, whose translation is MPRRGPVAKRDVLPDPIYNSKLVTRLINKMMIDGKKSKAQKILYTAFDIIRDRTGKDPMEVFEQALKNVMPVLEVRARRVGGANYQVPVEVRPDRRVSLGLRWLVQYSRLRGEKTMEERLANEIMDAANNTGAAVKKREDTHKMAEANKAFAHYRW
- the fusA gene encoding elongation factor G; protein product: MAREFSLENTRNIGIMAHIDAGKTTTTERILFYTGRVHKIGEVHEGAATMDWMEQEQERGITITSAATTAQWKGHRINIIDTPGHVDFTVEVERSLRVLDGAITVLDAQSGVEPQTETVWRQATTYGVPRIVFVNKMDKIGADFLYAVKTLHDRLQANAHPVQLPIGAEDQFNGIIDLVEMCAYHYHDELGKNIERIDIPEDYRDLAEEYHGKLIEAVAELDEELMMKYLEGEEITKEELKAAIRKATISVEFYPVFCGSAFKNKGVQLLLDGVVDYLPSPIDIPAIRGTIPDTEEEVTREARDDAPFSALAFKIMTDPYVGKLTFFRVYSGTLDSGSYVMNSTKRKRERIGRLLQMHANHRQEISTVYAGDIAAAVGLKDTTTGDTLCDEKNLVILESMQFPEPVISVAIEPKSKADQDKMGQALQKLQEEDPTFRAHTDPETGQTIISGMGELHLDIIVDRMRREFKVEANVGAPQVAYRETFRKSAQVEGKFIRQSGGRGQYGHVWIEFSPNERGEGFEFENAIVGGVVPKEYVPAVQAGLEEAMQNGVLAGYPVVDIKAKLFDGSYHDVDSSEMAFKIAASLALKNAATKCDPVLLEPIMKVEVVIPEEYLGDIMGDITSRRGRVEGMEARGNAQVVRAMVPLAEMFGYATSLRSNTQGRGTFSMVFDHYEEVPKNIADEIIKKNKGE
- the tuf gene encoding elongation factor Tu, whose protein sequence is MAKAKFERTKPHVNIGTIGHVDHGKTTLTAAITTVLAKQGKAEARAYDQIDAAPEERERGITISTAHVEYETDNRHYAHVDCPGHADYVKNMITGAAQMDGAILVVSAADGPMPQTREHILLSRQVGVPYIVVFLNKCDMVDDEELLELVEMEVRDLLSEYDFPGDEVPVIKGSALKALEGDPQWEEKIVELMNAVDEYIPTPQREVDKPFMMPVEDVFSITGRGTVATGRVERGTLKVGDPVEIIGLSDEPKTTTVTGVEMFRKLLDQAEAGDNIGALLRGVSRDEVERGQVLAKPGSITPHTKFKAQVYVLTKEEGGRHTPFFSNYRPQFYFRTTDVTGIITLPEGVEMVMPGDNIEMTVELIAPIAIEEGTKFSIREGGRTVGAGSVSEIIE
- the rpsJ gene encoding 30S ribosomal protein S10, whose amino-acid sequence is MAKEKIRIRLKAYDHRILDQSAEKIVETAKRSGAKVSGPIPLPTERTVYTILRAVHKYKDSREQFEMRTHKRLIDIINPTPQTVDSLMRLDLPSGVDIEIKL
- the rplC gene encoding 50S ribosomal protein L3: MTKGILGRKIGMTQVFAENGDLIPVTVIEATPNVVLQKKTVENDGYEAIQLGFEDLSVKRANKPQIGHAAKANTAPKRFIREIRGANVDEYEVGQEVKVDIFSEGDIVDVTGVSKGKGFQGVIKRHGQSRGPMAHGSRYHRRPGSMGAIAPNRVFKTKNLPGRTGGERVTIQNLKIVKIDPERNLLLIKGNVPGPRKGLVIVKSAVKAKAK
- the rplD gene encoding 50S ribosomal protein L4, with protein sequence MPKVALYNQNGQTIGEIELNDAVFGIEPNKHVLFEAVIMQRASMRQGTHKTKNRAEVSGGGRKPWRQKGTGRARQGSIRAPQWRGGGTVFGPVPRSYSYKLPKKVRRLAIKSALSSKVLENDIVVLDQLSLEAPKTKEMVKILTNLAVDRKALIVTDELNENVYLSARNIPGVKVVSANGINVLDVLNHDKLVMTKAAVEKVEEVLA